A DNA window from Bradyrhizobium sp. CCBAU 53421 contains the following coding sequences:
- a CDS encoding carboxymuconolactone decarboxylase family protein: MKPRMNFYQAAPETIKALVAVEGQITASGLEQSLIELVKTRASQINGCAYCINMHTEDARKHGETEQRLYLLNAWRESPLYSERERAALAWTEALTLVAETHAPDADYEAVRAQFTDSELVNLTTLIGAINAWNRIAIGFRAVHPVKVKVAA, translated from the coding sequence ATGAAACCCCGCATGAACTTCTACCAGGCCGCCCCCGAGACCATCAAAGCGCTGGTTGCGGTCGAAGGCCAGATCACGGCGAGTGGTCTCGAGCAATCGCTAATCGAGCTGGTCAAGACCCGCGCCTCGCAGATCAACGGCTGCGCCTACTGCATCAACATGCACACCGAGGACGCCCGCAAGCATGGCGAGACCGAGCAGCGGCTCTATCTGCTCAACGCCTGGCGCGAATCCCCGCTCTACAGCGAGCGCGAGCGCGCGGCGCTGGCCTGGACCGAAGCGCTGACGCTGGTTGCAGAGACGCATGCGCCCGACGCCGACTACGAGGCGGTGCGCGCGCAGTTCACCGACAGCGAGCTGGTCAACCTGACCACGCTGATCGGCGCCATCAACGCCTGGAACCGGATCGCGATCGGTTTCCGC
- a CDS encoding MDR family MFS transporter, whose translation MTALQPTADTANAADLAKPAKPATPAVPTRTWVAVVGATLGAFMAVLNIQIVNASLADIQGGIGAGIDDGGWISTSYLIAEIVVIPLSGWLAQVFSVRIYLLTNAFLFLVFSGACALAQDLPQMIALRTVQGFTGGVLIPMAFTLIITLLPKAKQPIGLALFALSATFAPAIGPTIGGYLTENWGWQYIFYVNLVPGAVMIAMLYVSLDPSPMKLSLIRQGDWLGIITMAIGLAALQTVLEEGNKDDWFGSPFILRLSVIAAVALIAFLIVEFTVEKPLLNLRLLARRNFGFGMLANFLLGIALYGSVFILPQYLARIQGYNAEQIGMVLAWTGLPQLVLIPLVPKLMQRFDPRIVIGVGFALFAGSNFMNIYMTNDYAADQLLWPNVVRAVGQALAFAPLSAVATAGIEAENAGSASALFNMMRNLGGAIGIAGLQTLLTKREQYHSNVLMQSVSMLEQATRTRIEGLTQYFLNHGVADQADATHRAIAAVGRVVQKQAYILAFSDTFYLLGVALIIALVAALFLKKPGQLAGGGGAH comes from the coding sequence ATGACCGCGCTCCAGCCCACAGCCGATACAGCCAACGCTGCCGATCTCGCCAAACCCGCAAAGCCAGCGACACCAGCGGTCCCGACCCGGACATGGGTCGCGGTGGTCGGCGCCACGCTCGGCGCGTTCATGGCGGTGCTCAACATCCAGATCGTCAATGCCTCGCTGGCCGACATTCAAGGCGGCATCGGCGCGGGCATCGATGACGGCGGCTGGATCTCGACCTCGTATCTGATCGCCGAGATCGTGGTGATCCCGCTGTCCGGCTGGCTCGCCCAGGTGTTCTCGGTGCGCATCTACCTGCTCACCAATGCGTTCCTGTTCCTGGTGTTCTCGGGCGCCTGTGCGCTGGCGCAGGACCTGCCGCAGATGATCGCGCTGCGCACCGTGCAGGGCTTCACCGGCGGCGTGCTGATCCCGATGGCATTCACGCTGATCATCACGCTGCTGCCGAAGGCGAAGCAGCCGATCGGGCTGGCGCTGTTCGCGCTGTCGGCGACGTTCGCGCCGGCGATCGGCCCGACCATCGGCGGCTATCTCACCGAGAACTGGGGCTGGCAGTACATCTTCTATGTCAACCTGGTGCCCGGCGCCGTGATGATTGCGATGCTGTATGTCTCGCTCGATCCGAGCCCGATGAAGCTGTCGCTGATCCGCCAGGGCGATTGGCTCGGCATCATCACCATGGCGATCGGTCTTGCCGCGCTGCAGACGGTGCTGGAAGAGGGCAACAAGGACGACTGGTTCGGCTCGCCCTTCATCCTGCGCCTGTCGGTGATCGCGGCCGTGGCGCTGATCGCCTTCCTGATCGTCGAATTCACCGTCGAGAAGCCGCTGCTCAATCTGCGCCTGCTCGCCCGCCGCAATTTCGGCTTCGGCATGCTGGCCAATTTCCTGCTCGGCATCGCGCTGTACGGCTCGGTGTTCATCCTGCCGCAGTATCTGGCGCGCATCCAGGGCTACAACGCCGAGCAGATCGGCATGGTGCTGGCCTGGACCGGCCTGCCGCAGCTCGTGCTGATCCCGCTGGTGCCGAAGCTGATGCAGCGCTTCGACCCCCGCATCGTGATCGGCGTCGGATTTGCGCTGTTCGCCGGCTCCAACTTCATGAACATCTACATGACCAACGACTATGCGGCCGATCAGTTGCTCTGGCCGAACGTGGTCCGCGCCGTCGGTCAGGCGCTGGCATTCGCGCCGCTGTCGGCGGTTGCGACGGCCGGGATTGAGGCGGAGAATGCCGGATCGGCGTCGGCGTTGTTCAACATGATGCGCAACCTTGGCGGCGCCATCGGCATCGCCGGGCTGCAGACGCTGCTGACCAAGCGCGAGCAGTATCACTCCAACGTGCTGATGCAGTCGGTCTCGATGCTGGAACAGGCGACCCGAACGCGGATTGAGGGATTGACCCAGTATTTCCTGAACCACGGCGTCGCCGATCAGGCCGACGCCACCCACCGCGCGATCGCGGCGGTCGGCAGGGTTGTGCAGAAGCAGGCCTACATCCTCGCCTTCAGCGACACCTTCTATCTGCTCGGCGTGGCGCTGATCATCGCACTGGTGGCGGCGCTGTTCCTGAAGAAGCCGGGCCAGCTCGCTGGCGGCGGCGGTGCACACTAG